actGATTAAATTGCCTTTAAATCCGAaccctatttattataataatattataatatatattattgattaattatgaTAGAGATATTTTACTGGTACTGCCATCTAGTTCTCGTTATGATGAATCATGCTTCATATCACAATTTCCAAAGAAGTTATAAgcaaatcttaatttttttcttatcaggggttgttattacaaaatatatttgtaaattattactaCTTGCCTGAACGTGTGGGTGTGCCTTTGCAAAATGTGTCTGGGCTCTAAACGGTACAAATTGattcaatatgatattatttgttcatttattttataaactatttacattGCATACAGAAcacgtatatatttttgattttaattttaatttaaagacaCAACTCTAAGGGCTGGACTAGATACGAAGTCTAGTATACTAGTGAAGCACTAACAAAGTATAAATGAATGAAACATTTTTCGACCCcaaatataaaatctaaattaacatGTCTTCCACCCCCATGTAGGAATAGGAAActcaaattaaatgttaagaGAAGGGCACTAACGATATTAATGAACACTAACGAAGcacaaacaaatacaatttgtttggaTCTGAAATTCGAAATGGGGGGTACCAGTGACATGgacctttattatatttttattttatagcaagttataagtattttaacattataaattgtttgtgcattttaaaatacttatatttcgcttgaaattaaaatataataaaaatcctatGACATTGCCTACATAATAAGCTTACCTTTAGAACTAACGAAGCTAAATGTGATtggctgagcgtaaaatttgctcaATTGGAAGACGAGTGATAAATATCGGTAAAACGTCCTCGTAACTAGCCGACCTAGCAATGCATCGCTATTGCtatatttcagtataatatatttatatatgaacaCCATACCATTGAAAGTTTGATatcattttttcttaaaaacttgtttttttatgtataagaCTACGCTCAACACATAATAGTTCTTAAacttaaatcttaataattattataataatgaccttTGTGATTTTTGAGATAATAGTGTAAGATAGTTTGGAATGTTATGAGAAATACGTGTTAGGTTCTggaaaagtaaatatttcaaatttgtgTTTGActgattttaacaataattataatacaattataaataaaaataatatatccataaaaatgtattatgattaaaatgaaAGAATTACACAATTTCTaaccaatatttataattaattattctgtctataaaatcattaaaaaaaatacaaaataacatttactGGCATAGgtgcttattttaaattttataattgaaaatatgtgatttatataaacatacctatttatttacatataattgataacaaaaaaaaattaatacgacTACCAGACTACATAAGAATGTGGTgttgaaacaatataattttgaatttattaccaACAGTTGAGAAATatgaactattaattatattacattttagtaaCCAAAGAGTTTATTTACACTAAAACAGATATTATCTTATAGTTATGCCAATAAATTAATCTGTTATTAATATTGCATAATTTAAATGTCAACAGGTATCATGGATAACATTCACAGATACAACAAGGAGCAATTCTTCTTTTATGAACTTCTAAAAGATATCCAGGaagatattcattatttaaacgaTAAACCAGGCAAAGTGTACATAACTTTAACGGAGCATTTAAATAATGTGAATGGTAGAGTACCTGAACCATTTAGAGCACAAGAACTTGTTGACATGGAAGAATGTATAAGAGATGCAGTGAAAGATCTGACCGATCTTGATCTTAACACTTACCTTTGTACTGGAGTTGTTGTTCTATCAGAATATTTAGATTCCCCAGAGGATATGTTTGAATATATTGGGAAAAAAAAGAGAGGCTTGTAATTTGtactttaaacttattaaaaagtttttgtcTTCATCTTTACTATATGTAGTTTAGAATAATAAGTAGTCAagtagttactatattataatagtattaatgtttgaatattgataatgaATCAAGCATGGATTCAGAAATCTGAAATGGTGGGagcctacattttttttagaaaaaataattttatagttttagtacataatgtcataatatgtcacagataacattaaaaataacatttaataacatttttaagaattttcttcatatttaaaattttaaaattttaagacatttaaactatttattgtaaaaaatatatatatactaaaatataacattccCCAATAGGGATTTGCCTGTAATGAATCAGTTACTAGAATATTAGAATAGCATGGTAAAAATCCAGAATAAAATTAACCTCTATAATAATTAGGTTAATTTGAATcaaccaatatttaaaaaacaattttaagattACTTTATacaagattttatttattttataggttttattAGGATATTCaacaattgaaaatttaaatttataatattatacctacctcctatatttaatgcaaaatgaaaaaaaaattaatttcctatGGAAttcctatttaaatattatgaacctattataatttataaatagatcttattgttttttcaagcttttcaatTCCAATTCAGTGCAATAATGATTAATCTTTTATcgtaatattaagtattagtaTTTGTGTTTAGTAGAAATAATCTGTAgaaataagattttattgatgtaattaataattaaattgctgTCAATGCtatcttacaaaaaataaactgcttatatacctatatatatatgtgaataaatttatttaattacaaaggTGTAAAGGAAAAATCAAactaatctaatattaaaattgaatacttgACCTGATGAGGGCATTGtcaattatagttaaattgcaaatatatttgcaataaatttatggttaaaaatttaaatatatataaatattatgttagtctATGACTAAGTAAGTAAGTaggcaagtataatattataatcataggcGTAACGAGTATATTTTAGCCCCCCCTGTCATCTCCTATGCTCCTATACTTCCACAAAtgataactaaatttaaaatttaatatttttttttttatataaaaagtgGTGTAGATTTTATTACATACTTAATAAAAGTTTTCAATAAAGTAAACACAAAAATAGTCTTCACCCAGAATAATAGATTcaggattttatttttgtaacattaatgtataaatgttaatacaaataaCGACTAACCAGACAAAAATCGCAGCGCCTGCAGACCGCTTATAGTGACCGCTAAcaacaaaattcaattttatattatattattaaaatataatttatcatcgtCTTTTGATCTTCATAAGTACAACAGTTATCTGATGGTTTGTATTCTGGTCaacgttgttattattattataataaattagtcaaattttgtttttataacgtTAATAggcttaaataaatataaaataaatgaaactaatttaaaatcataaatgttGGTtggataacaaattattaatcatttaattgtatcatcattattatcatttatgtaaCAATCACCagggtaatttatttaaaatgtctaagGACTAAGGACTAAGGAGTATTATTCAAAAATCTATAGTATTGTtccaaatgtatattaaatgctATATTTTTCACTTTCTGTTCCAATAAGTTCCACATTTAGTGAAAGAACATTTTCAGAATAGATACTTATATGAGGGAAACTTTATTACTAAATTGATTCTCTAAGTTGTCTATTATAgctattgaaacattttttaaataaaaccctAATACTGAGTATTCAGTGAGCAGAAGCTTAAACTGTAATGactagtgtattattattattttgcacatATCGATTCTTTATCTTTCGCTAATacagtacctaatacctatcataaaaactttaaaaacttgaatttgtacccaactaataatatattttaataattataatgtttacctCCTCATTCCACTTTTTTatgataactaataactattatacacacattttaataataaaataaaatattaatttattgatttacgtTTACATAACATTTAGAAAACAATTAATGTAACGCGTTTGAGTGATATAGGGGGCATCCCCCCacttaatttacttattatacaaatgGTAGGACTGAAGCTTCCCTCCCCTACATTTAAGGTCTAGTCACgcctatgaataataaatataataatgaattctcATTACagtaagatattaataaatctatatgCACAACATAACTATACACTCCAGTAGCCAATCAACTTGATTTTGCTTCATTAGCGGAGTGCAGGTGGATTATGAGTGTTAACTTCTTAAAAGGATTGTTAGCTGCTGGTAGAGTAGATTTCCCGACCTTACTCtcctttataaattgtattgttccACTATGCACCCCTCGTtccattattactttttatgcCCTTCTGTGTACCACCGATTACACGTCAAATGAGCTATAAGACGTATGATATCTAATGCCAATACGGACCCCAATCTTATCTTTTTTAACCTCAATTTCATAAGTATTagcattttgttatatttttaatttgtaaattgtttgatttTCTTGTTATCTaattctttctttttatttattaaatatctttGTTTCTTGATCGCAAATCGGAGCATTTTCACTACCTGCCCCAAAAGTTGATGACAGACGGAAAGATAACACATATCACTGTAAAAACAATACTTTGACAATAATGATAGTAGGTAAAGGTAGGTAAGTAGATACTAGGTACGATAGTTATTAGTCATAGCTCAATAGCTGTTCAATGTTTATAGATGGTTACCAAAACCCGATATGTTAAATTTTCAGTATAATTTACATGGGTGAGACTAAAGGGTGGCTGGGGGGTATCTTGCCCCCCTAAACTTACCCCAGTCAGCCATTCggacttttttaatattatagtcagcCAAAtcgaatgaaaaaaattgatttcacGTATTTGTACATGCCCATGATAGAcgatagacataatatattaatacagccACGGATTAACGAAAAAAAGCATTACATAAaagcatcataataataatatgttatattccaTTATCGTCTAATAGTATAGCCAATTTTTGCGTCTATGCAGTATGCTTACGACTATTTTGAATCGTTATCTTTACACACTAGATGTAACCAAAACCCTCGATAGACAAGGTTTAGCATTCAGAGGAAAAGACGATTAAAATTGAAACTTTAGACAATTTACGTACCTATTTACTTTATAGACACTGTCCGTCGTTAAAAAAATGGCTGAATGATTCTTGTTATCGGCCATACCATTctacatataaacatatttgaGTTCCCAATCTCAAAACGAGTTCATAACCATCCTTGCGTAACCagtgaacaaaataattagagCTAAATTTAGGGAATTGGGGCAGTTTTCTGTAATGGCTGATACTACGCCTGATTTGTCACGTACAGTTAGTTGTAAGGTTCGACGATAATGAAGGTACAGTACAGAAAGATCAATAGAAGTCCGCGAAGCTTTAAATAAGAGTGGCGTGGGAATGGCAAATTACTTATTAGATACATTGCAAAAGAATGAGTTGGATTCTGATAATCTTGTTCTTCAGTCGTGTGATTTTGCCAGCAGTACCTATGTCTGGAGtattaacaacaaaaattaactgaataataatattaggtagaaAAATACCTCATATTCCATGTCAAGCTCATAGAATAAACACATTCATTGAAAATTGATGTGAAGCTAGTCTTATTATATCCGATATGTTTTCAGTAATGCAagaactttatatatttttttcttcgaGTACAAAACGATATTCACCATTACTGAACAAACTAGCTGATATTGAAATTGCAtcgaaactaaaaaaattagatgGATAGCACATGGGCCATTAAGTCTGTTTggtcataatttaattattgaagttttagATGAGATAACAAAATATACCAAGGACAAATTTGATAAATCTACCAGAAATGCAgcgtattttttatcaaaacatttaatttctaTAGACTGTTGTCAGTATTAAGTTTatggaaaatgttatgtataatatgaagtttttaattaagtgTCTCGAATCAACTGAACTTAACATAGCTGAtgcaatcatattattttatgtcaagTACTCAGGTACCTGCTCTAGaatcattaaacattattaattctGATGTAGATGGTATGGTATGATAACCTTATAAATAGTTCAATTTCGTTTTTGAAATCTTGATGTGGATGCTGAAAAAGAGTTTATAGTTCGCCATAGACGTCAAGTTGTACCTAAACGCCTTGATAATAATAgagattaatatataatttaaaacattttataggaAAGAATATGAATCTGTGTTGGATGAGTTGATGTCACTGAAGAAAAATCATTAAGAAAGTTGCATTGGTACAATTAAACCATTATATAATCTGTCCAATCCCCCTGTATAAAGGAATAACTTAAACTGAATTTGGTATTCAAGATGCAATAACATTTTTACCCAAACAGTTTGTTGTAGACCCGTCACATTTACAGGTTGAGTTAGAACTACTTTATAACCAATGCAAAGAAGTGAAAACTGTTTCAGATGTAGCTGCTGTTTcagaacaaacaaaaaaaatgcttCCTATAGCTAATAGAATGTCTCGTTTATTGTGTACAGCTCCAGTAACTGTTGCTGGAAATGAGCGTTCATTTAGTAAGTTTAAGTTGGTAAAGAATTACTTGAGGACAACTCAGAGTGACTCCCGTTTAAGCGATTTGGCGTTAGTTTCCTCGGAAAAAgacataatagataatattaagttaGATGTTATTGCTAAACAAAGGTCAATTCttaaaaaaagaagaatttgtattcaataactTTTTGTATCTAATACTTTTGTTTTAAGTTCATCCtccaaaaatcaattaaatattttgtataaataacagTGTTACATTTAAATACTGACTTACGAACACCgacaatattgtacaataaaaaaattaatttaaaaataaaacatgtatgCACATTGTCTTTTTATAGTCAGTCGGCCAAATGGACTTGGTTGCCCCCCTAAAAGAATGACTTTGCTACGCCCCTGATAATTTAATGCTTACCTACTTTACAGTTGGATGcaatcaaacaattttttcgttaacaaaactaataaatttagtttattggaATAAGCTTACGAATGTCGATGCTGATgagactacctatattatttaattattatggtattcaGAACCGAAGAAAGAACATCACGATATATGACTATAGTCGGGGACACGAAAATAGGTAATTTAGGTAATTACACATTTAGGTAATTTTAGAAGCACAGAAATGTCAAGGCTATCATTGAATATTAATCAACggttatttatgaaataattaaataaattaaatagttatgtaAAAGGAACTGCGAGTTAAAAGtcggtatttattttgaattcaattaagGACAATAATAAAGGCTCTAGCCTCTAGGTCCTATTTTTTTCATGAGGACATCAATTTTGCCAGGCAGAAAAATTGGCAGTAATTTTGAAGTAGGTAGTTCTCTATATGGTTACATATTTATAGGTAACTACctattagtaggtattatatttgtatataatacttatataaatttaatacaactaaaattaattaaatttattggctaacatattgttaataaatattactatgagAACAGTCGttgttacatacatttatattttattgtacgtatattttggatagattataatttataaactgtaatacctaataattataaatttttcattCTAGCCCACTTAGACAATAGTGTATTAATGTACATGCAGTGGCTGATCCAGGGGGGGCGGATAGGGGTTGTAACCTCCCACCCCAAAACAATTgttaaataacaacaacatatttttcattaataattatttttaaaaaaaatttgtcaacaattaattttaccctccccccaaaaaaaaaaaaaaattctggataTGTTACTGTGTAAATGTATATGTAGTAAGAACTTACAAGTAAATTGTacatagtataaagtataaatataataaaaatgtatttaaaaagaatttatattaactaggtataggtatttacattgataattaaattagtatctaattaggtactaaattttaaaaaataaccttaaaactaaataaataggtattatctGTTGAAGTTAGACACAATTccttatgttattttattttattttgtatcatgATGTTTTTACATGTTTTTATTGCGTTACTCAGTCACGTAAAGTGTAGACCATGGTGTCATGAAACtctaattttttcttattaattataaatgtgtcttggaataaagtttatataattatattgcagTTGTTAAAGTATGATTTctctttttaaatcaatattttcttgTATTTATAGCCtgctatttaataatacattatttgttaactgttaAACTATATGTAGTCatcgattaaacatttaaacaatatctactttattatgtacaaagataatttcaataaattactgagaacttataatatacttattgtcGCCTAAATTAATTCTTTATTGCTTTCAGCTGGGTTGATTAATAACAATGCAtgggaaatatattttgttattgatgtttattttcCATAAGGATATATGGCGACCGTCTTTgtacataatatcgtatatatcAGTATATGTAGTaggaatatcaaatattatgtatattaggtatatgtaagGAATTTGAAGTTAATTCTcagtataattatttgtatgcatGATTTGTGTCAAACATTACTTAATGATTGAAGTTCCAAATCCATTATAATagataacattttaacttttgcTTGAATAATTAATTGAGGTGAAAGTTTTTTATCGTAATGCCTAgacttgtttaaaaaaaaatctacatcATCGTATTTTTCAGAATTATATGATTCTGGCTTAACATCTCTGATTTTTCTTTTACCTTTTTTTCTAATTGTTTCGTTATAATGTgtgtttcttttcttttatttttctgttgtaGAGGTAATGGTTGGGTAACTTGAGTATCAGTGGCTTTGTCGTCTTCATTTTGCTCAGAGTTGGAACTTTCATCGTAATCCATATCATTAATATGTGATGTAAGACTGTtggaatataattaaaaagttagatgtataatatattatataggtaataaaaaaaattggtaagtaattaattaaaaagtatacaagTAACCTACAAACATTATTTAAGTCTTGGaataaagtttatataattacattgcAGTTGTTAAAGTATGGTTTCTCTTTTTAAATCAATAGGTTATGGGCCTAGTCACCCTATCCtggttatgtaataataaatattaaaaaaaaaaaaaaaaatggatgatGACAAATTCAAAGTACCGCTACTCAATGGAAAGAATTTTTCCGATTGGAAGTTTCGGATGGATGTATTACTCGAAGAACAAGAACTTTTGAATTTCGTCACGGAAGAACCCACAACTGAGAAAGACAAAAAGAGACAACTAAAATGTAAGTCTTTAATTATTCAGAGAATTGCTGATAGTCATCTGGAATACGTGAAAGACAACAAGTCGGCAAAGGAAATCTGGGACACTACAAAAAGAAACTTTTGAACAGAAAGGTGTTGCTGGTCGCCTTCATTTGATCAGAAAATTGCTGACAATGAAGTATGATGAAAAAGATTCATTGGAGTcacattttctattatttgaAAATCGTGTACGTGAGCTTCAAGGATCTGGACAGAAAATGGACAAATCGTTTGTTATAAGTATGTTGTTGTTAACTTTACCCCAATCATACGATAGCATAGTTATTGCATTGGAAACTACTAGTGATGATAAACAAACACTAAATTTTGTTAAGAGTAAATTATTGGATATTGAACTACAGAAAACAGATAATAACAAAAGAGTTAAGGAAGTATCTGGAGCAGCTTTTTCTTGAAATGCAAataaatatccaattaaaaaaacCAGTTTTCAATTCAAATGCTACAACTGTGGGCGAATAGGTCATAAACGTTCTGATTGTCGTGTAAAGACTCAGAAGCCTAAAATTCAACAGTAAAGAATTTTTTACAGAAATTCAAGAATTGGAACAAC
This genomic window from Metopolophium dirhodum isolate CAU chromosome 1, ASM1992520v1, whole genome shotgun sequence contains:
- the LOC132936409 gene encoding uncharacterized protein LOC132936409, coding for MDNIHRYNKEQFFFYELLKDIQEDIHYLNDKPGKVYITLTEHLNNVNGRVPEPFRAQELVDMEECIRDAVKDLTDLDLNTYLCTGVVVLSEYLDSPEDMFEYIGKKKRGL